Proteins encoded within one genomic window of Columba livia isolate bColLiv1 breed racing homer chromosome 1, bColLiv1.pat.W.v2, whole genome shotgun sequence:
- the LOC102087116 gene encoding uncharacterized protein LOC102087116 isoform X2, whose amino-acid sequence MDFSSPFALQCLLTIITVTHGSVTWTGVLSGGSAVFSMGIQNLQNLSRMSKRDARCLTAVLNDTLLAECGTSAGRCLSFQNGSLVLRSVEKEDEGKYEFVFHNTTRFFTLEVFEPAIGIQCFPNGTGELFCDVTSNESTSFRWLLNGTALSAPEACVKDGGKKVLLDKTVPGEFVCEVYHGNSVTRTRPVVLSCSYGDLLQYPWFIYILAGCAGGVVILVVFVSSVTCCCLKRKHKFIPVPSDAAQTGQGIEPQPLVEENLPVEIEPEEMPDPEVIVEVESQENASDCFLDPTDD is encoded by the exons ATGGATTTCAGCTCTCCTTTTGCTCTGCAGTGCTTGCTGACGATAATAACTGTTACTCATG GGTCTGTCACCTGGACTGGTGTGCTCAGTGGCGGCTCAGCAGTCTTTTCTATGGGAATTCAAAATCTGCAGAACCTCTCCAGAATGAGCAAGAGGGATGCAAGATGTTTGACAGCTGTCTTAAATGACACTTTGTTGGCTGAGTGCGGCACTTCTGCTGGCAGATGCCTGAGCTTCCAGAACGGCTCCCTAGTGCTGAGGAGTGTGGAGAAAGAGGACGAAGGAAAATATGAGTTTGTTTTTCACAACACCACCAGATTTTTTACACTGGAAGTATTTG AGCCGGCCATTGGCATCCAGTGCTTCCCTAACGGGACTGGAGAGCTGTTCTGTGATGTGACCAGCAACGAGAGCACCAGCTTTCGGTGGCTGCTGAATGGCACTGCGCTGAGCGCCCCTGAGGCTTGCGTTAAGGATGGTGGCAAGAAGGTTCTCCTGGACAAAACCGTGCCTGGGGAATTTGTGTGTGAGGTGTACCATGGGAACAGCGTCACGAGGACCAGGCCTGTTGTGCTGTCCTGCAGCTATG GAGACCTGCTGCAGTACCCGTGGTTCATTTACATCCTGGCAGGGTGTGCAGGGGGTGTGGTTATCCTGGTGGTGTTTGTGTCCTCAGTCACATGTTGCTGCCTGAAGAGGAAACACAAGTTCATCCCAGTGCCTTCAG ATGCTGCCCAGACTGGTCAAGGCATTGAGCCCCAGCCACTGGTGGAAGAAAATTTACcagtggagatagagcctgaggAAATGCCAGACCCAGAGGTCATAGTTGAAGTGGAAAGTCAGGAAAATGCCTCGGACTGTTTCCTGGATCCAACTGATGACTGA
- the LOC102087116 gene encoding uncharacterized protein LOC102087116 isoform X1 produces the protein MDFSSPFALQCLLTIITVTHGSVTWTGVLSGGSAVFSMGIQNLQNLSRMSKRDARCLTAVLNDTLLAECGTSAGRCLSFQNGSLVLRSVEKEDEGKYEFVFHNTTRFFTLEVFEPAIGIQCFPNGTGELFCDVTSNESTSFRWLLNGTALSAPEACVKDGGKKVLLDKTVPGEFVCEVYHGNSVTRTRPVVLSCSYGDLLQYPWFIYILAGCAGGVVILVVFVSSVTCCCLKRKHKFIPVPSEEEKDDGLTMSVVSSEGAKSPPNGDHVEAQAAQTAWPPKPDAAQTGQGIEPQPLVEENLPVEIEPEEMPDPEVIVEVESQENASDCFLDPTDD, from the exons ATGGATTTCAGCTCTCCTTTTGCTCTGCAGTGCTTGCTGACGATAATAACTGTTACTCATG GGTCTGTCACCTGGACTGGTGTGCTCAGTGGCGGCTCAGCAGTCTTTTCTATGGGAATTCAAAATCTGCAGAACCTCTCCAGAATGAGCAAGAGGGATGCAAGATGTTTGACAGCTGTCTTAAATGACACTTTGTTGGCTGAGTGCGGCACTTCTGCTGGCAGATGCCTGAGCTTCCAGAACGGCTCCCTAGTGCTGAGGAGTGTGGAGAAAGAGGACGAAGGAAAATATGAGTTTGTTTTTCACAACACCACCAGATTTTTTACACTGGAAGTATTTG AGCCGGCCATTGGCATCCAGTGCTTCCCTAACGGGACTGGAGAGCTGTTCTGTGATGTGACCAGCAACGAGAGCACCAGCTTTCGGTGGCTGCTGAATGGCACTGCGCTGAGCGCCCCTGAGGCTTGCGTTAAGGATGGTGGCAAGAAGGTTCTCCTGGACAAAACCGTGCCTGGGGAATTTGTGTGTGAGGTGTACCATGGGAACAGCGTCACGAGGACCAGGCCTGTTGTGCTGTCCTGCAGCTATG GAGACCTGCTGCAGTACCCGTGGTTCATTTACATCCTGGCAGGGTGTGCAGGGGGTGTGGTTATCCTGGTGGTGTTTGTGTCCTCAGTCACATGTTGCTGCCTGAAGAGGAAACACAAGTTCATCCCAGTGCCTTCAG aggaggagaaggatgaTGGACTAACAATGTCCGTGGTCTCCAGCGAAGGCGCGAAGAGCCCCCCCAATGGAGACCATGTCGAGGCTCAAGCTGCCCAAACTGCCTGGCCTCCTAAGCCTG ATGCTGCCCAGACTGGTCAAGGCATTGAGCCCCAGCCACTGGTGGAAGAAAATTTACcagtggagatagagcctgaggAAATGCCAGACCCAGAGGTCATAGTTGAAGTGGAAAGTCAGGAAAATGCCTCGGACTGTTTCCTGGATCCAACTGATGACTGA